One stretch of Pseudoxanthomonas sp. Root65 DNA includes these proteins:
- a CDS encoding efflux RND transporter periplasmic adaptor subunit, whose translation MNIHPTSSPRSRRLLALGAFSVLAIAVLAGCSGQAAEHGAPPPPEVSVAAVPVKSISQWDEFSGRVEAIEHVDLRPRVSGYIDRVVYTEGQEVKKGDVLFTIDARSYRAELARAQAELARARTQADLGRSEAARAKRLAEMQALSTEEYEQRRANADQAQANVAAAQAALETARLNLEWTQVRAPIDGRAGRALVTAGNLVSAGDAASVLTTVVSLDKVHVHFDADERAFLRYAEMARKGERPSERDGKVPVQVALADESDFPHTGVVDFLDNQVDRSTGTIRARALLDNADRAFTPGLYARVRLLGSGEFKAALVDDKAVLTDQDRKYVYVVDKEGKAQRRDVKVGRMADGLRIVEQGLAAGDKVIVSGVQKVFFPGMPVQAKAVAMGAADAPAAAVAMK comes from the coding sequence ATGAACATTCATCCCACGTCTTCTCCGCGTTCGCGGCGCCTGCTGGCGCTCGGCGCGTTCAGCGTCCTCGCCATCGCCGTGCTGGCGGGTTGCAGCGGCCAGGCCGCCGAACACGGCGCGCCGCCGCCGCCGGAGGTCTCCGTCGCCGCCGTGCCGGTCAAGTCGATCAGCCAGTGGGACGAGTTCAGCGGCCGCGTCGAAGCCATCGAACACGTCGACCTGCGCCCGCGCGTGTCCGGCTACATCGACCGCGTCGTCTACACCGAAGGCCAGGAAGTGAAGAAGGGCGACGTGCTGTTCACCATCGACGCGCGCAGCTACCGCGCCGAGCTGGCGCGCGCGCAGGCCGAACTGGCACGCGCCCGCACCCAGGCCGACCTGGGCCGCAGCGAGGCCGCGCGCGCCAAGCGCCTGGCGGAGATGCAGGCCCTGTCCACCGAAGAGTACGAACAGCGCCGCGCCAACGCCGACCAGGCGCAGGCCAACGTCGCCGCCGCACAGGCCGCCCTGGAAACCGCCCGCCTCAACTTGGAATGGACCCAGGTGCGCGCGCCGATCGACGGCCGCGCCGGCCGCGCGCTGGTCACCGCCGGCAACCTGGTCAGCGCCGGCGATGCCGCCAGCGTGCTGACCACCGTGGTGTCGCTGGACAAGGTTCACGTGCACTTCGACGCCGACGAACGCGCCTTCCTGCGCTACGCCGAAATGGCCCGCAAGGGCGAGCGCCCGAGCGAACGCGACGGCAAGGTACCGGTGCAGGTGGCGCTGGCCGACGAGAGCGACTTCCCGCACACCGGCGTGGTCGACTTCCTCGACAACCAGGTGGACCGCAGCACCGGCACCATCCGTGCGCGCGCCCTGCTCGACAACGCCGACCGCGCATTCACCCCGGGCCTCTATGCCCGCGTGCGTCTGCTCGGCAGCGGCGAGTTCAAGGCCGCGCTGGTCGACGACAAGGCCGTGCTGACCGACCAGGACCGCAAGTACGTCTACGTGGTCGACAAGGAAGGCAAGGCGCAGCGTCGCGACGTGAAGGTCGGCCGGATGGCCGATGGCCTGCGCATCGTCGAGCAGGGCCTGGCGGCCGGCGACAAGGTCATCGTCAGTGGCGTGCAGAAGGTCTTCTTCCCCGGCATGCCGGTGCAGGCCAAGGCCGTGGCGATGGGCGCAGCCGATGCGCCGGCCGCTGCGGTCGCCATGAAGTAG
- a CDS encoding multidrug efflux RND transporter permease subunit has translation MDFSRFFIDRPIFAAVLSIVIFAAGLISIPLLPIGEYPEVVPPSVVVRTVYPGANPKVIAETVATPLEEAINGVEDMMYVKSVAGSDGVLSLTVTFKPGTDPDEAAVRVQNRVAQAQARLPEDVRRQGVTTQKQSPVFLMVVHLTSKDGKYDSLYLRNYMRLHVKDELARIQGVGDAQQFGGGDYAMRLWLDPDKVAARGMTAGDVLRAVREQNVQVSAGQLGAEPMPNGSDFLLPINAKGRLETTEEFGNIVLKSGADGEIVRLADVARIELAAGDYTLRARLDGKNASAIGIFQAPGANALEIRDAVVAKMDEIRPTLPPGVEIQSIYDTTIFVRDSIKSVVMTLLEATLLVVLVVILFLQTWRASIIPLLAVPVSVVGTFAVLYVLGYSINTLTLFGLVLAIGIVVDDAIVVVENVERHIELGATPLEAAHLAMKEVSGPIIAIALVLCAVFVPMAFLTGVTGQFYKQFAVTIAISTVISAINSLTLSPALAAKLLKSHHAPKDGPSRLIDRLFGWLFRPFNRFFNRSSQRYEGAVSRALGKRGAVFVVYMVLLVGAGLMFKAVPAGFIPVQDKLYVIAGVKMPEGASIERTDTVLKKMAALANEVDGVASEIAFPGLNPLQFTNTPNNGVIFFTLDPFGERSRSAEEITAELNQKFSTIQEGFTFAFMPPPIQGLGNGSGWSLFIEDRTRLGYGELQNAVQAFQGAASQTPGLGFPISSYQANVPQLDAEVDRVKAKAQGVPLTELFDTLQTYLGSAYVNDFNMFGRTWQVIAQADGPFRDNVEDIANLRTRNGNGEMVPIGSMVSVKQTYGPDPVIRFNGYPAADLLGDADPRVLSSGEAMAKVTELAQQVLPTGMGIGWSDLSYQQMTQGGAALVVFPLAVLLAFLVLAALYESWTLPLAVILIVPMTLLSALFGVWLAGGDNNVFVQVGLVVLMGLACKNAILIVEFARELEMQGKGIVESALESCRLRLRPIIMTSVAFIAGTVPLVLSSGAGAEVRSITGITVFAGMLGVTLFGLFLTPVFYVALRKLANRPLVSHAPAADAAQAHH, from the coding sequence ATGGACTTCTCCCGTTTCTTCATCGACCGGCCGATCTTCGCCGCGGTGCTGTCGATCGTGATCTTCGCCGCCGGCCTGATCTCGATCCCGCTGCTGCCGATCGGCGAATACCCCGAAGTGGTGCCGCCCTCGGTGGTCGTGCGCACCGTCTACCCCGGCGCCAACCCCAAGGTGATCGCCGAAACCGTCGCCACCCCGCTGGAAGAAGCCATCAACGGCGTGGAGGACATGATGTACGTCAAGTCCGTCGCCGGCTCCGATGGCGTGCTGTCGCTGACGGTGACCTTCAAGCCGGGCACCGATCCCGACGAAGCCGCCGTGCGCGTGCAGAACCGCGTGGCGCAGGCGCAGGCGCGCCTGCCCGAGGACGTGCGCCGGCAAGGCGTCACCACCCAGAAGCAGTCGCCGGTGTTCCTGATGGTCGTGCACCTGACCTCGAAGGACGGCAAATACGATTCGCTGTACCTTCGCAACTACATGCGCCTGCACGTCAAGGATGAGCTGGCGCGCATCCAGGGCGTGGGCGATGCGCAGCAGTTCGGTGGCGGCGACTACGCGATGCGCCTGTGGCTGGACCCCGACAAGGTGGCCGCGCGCGGCATGACGGCCGGCGACGTACTGCGCGCCGTGCGCGAGCAGAACGTGCAGGTCTCGGCCGGCCAGCTCGGTGCCGAGCCGATGCCGAACGGCAGCGACTTCCTGCTGCCGATCAACGCCAAGGGCCGGCTCGAAACCACCGAGGAATTCGGCAACATCGTGCTGAAGAGCGGCGCCGACGGCGAAATCGTCCGGCTGGCCGACGTGGCCCGCATCGAACTGGCGGCCGGCGATTACACCCTGCGCGCGCGTTTGGACGGCAAGAACGCGTCGGCGATCGGCATCTTCCAGGCGCCCGGCGCCAATGCGCTGGAGATCCGCGACGCGGTGGTCGCCAAGATGGACGAGATCCGCCCGACGTTGCCGCCGGGCGTGGAGATCCAGTCGATCTACGACACCACCATCTTCGTCCGCGACTCCATCAAGTCCGTCGTCATGACGCTGCTGGAAGCCACGCTGCTGGTGGTGCTGGTGGTGATCCTGTTCCTGCAGACCTGGCGCGCCTCGATCATTCCGCTGCTGGCGGTGCCCGTCTCGGTGGTCGGCACGTTCGCCGTGCTGTACGTGCTGGGCTACTCGATCAACACCTTGACCCTGTTCGGCCTGGTGCTGGCCATCGGCATCGTGGTCGACGACGCCATCGTGGTGGTGGAGAACGTCGAGCGCCACATCGAACTCGGCGCCACGCCGCTGGAAGCGGCCCACCTGGCGATGAAGGAAGTGTCCGGTCCGATCATCGCCATCGCACTGGTGCTGTGTGCGGTGTTCGTGCCGATGGCGTTCCTGACCGGCGTCACCGGCCAGTTCTACAAGCAGTTCGCCGTCACCATCGCCATCTCCACGGTGATCTCGGCGATCAACTCGCTGACCCTGTCGCCGGCGCTGGCGGCCAAGCTGCTGAAGTCGCACCATGCGCCGAAGGACGGCCCGTCGCGGCTGATCGACCGCCTGTTCGGCTGGCTGTTCCGCCCGTTCAACCGCTTCTTCAACCGCAGCTCGCAGCGTTACGAAGGCGCAGTGTCGCGCGCCCTCGGCAAGCGCGGTGCGGTGTTCGTGGTCTACATGGTGCTGCTGGTCGGCGCGGGCCTGATGTTCAAGGCGGTACCGGCAGGCTTCATTCCCGTGCAGGACAAGCTGTACGTGATCGCCGGCGTGAAGATGCCGGAAGGCGCCTCGATCGAACGCACCGATACCGTGCTCAAGAAGATGGCGGCGCTGGCCAACGAAGTGGACGGCGTCGCCAGCGAGATCGCGTTCCCGGGCCTCAATCCGCTGCAGTTCACCAACACCCCCAACAACGGCGTGATCTTCTTCACCCTCGATCCCTTCGGTGAGCGCTCGCGCTCGGCCGAGGAAATCACCGCCGAACTCAACCAGAAGTTCTCCACCATCCAGGAAGGCTTCACCTTCGCCTTCATGCCGCCGCCCATCCAGGGCCTGGGCAATGGTTCCGGCTGGTCGCTCTTCATCGAGGACCGTACCCGCCTGGGCTATGGCGAACTGCAGAACGCCGTGCAGGCCTTCCAGGGCGCGGCATCGCAGACGCCGGGCCTCGGCTTCCCGATCAGCAGTTACCAGGCCAACGTGCCGCAGCTGGATGCCGAGGTCGACCGGGTGAAGGCGAAGGCACAGGGCGTGCCACTGACCGAGTTGTTCGACACGCTGCAGACCTACCTGGGCTCGGCCTACGTCAACGACTTCAACATGTTCGGCCGTACCTGGCAGGTGATCGCCCAGGCCGACGGTCCGTTCCGCGACAACGTCGAGGACATCGCCAACCTGCGTACCCGCAACGGTAACGGCGAGATGGTGCCGATCGGCAGCATGGTCAGCGTCAAGCAGACCTACGGCCCGGACCCGGTGATCCGCTTCAACGGGTATCCGGCCGCGGACCTGCTGGGCGACGCCGATCCGCGCGTGCTGTCCTCCGGCGAAGCGATGGCGAAGGTCACCGAGCTGGCGCAGCAGGTGTTGCCCACCGGCATGGGCATCGGCTGGAGCGATCTCAGCTACCAGCAGATGACGCAGGGCGGCGCGGCGCTGGTGGTGTTCCCGCTGGCCGTGCTGCTGGCCTTCCTGGTGCTGGCCGCACTGTACGAAAGCTGGACGCTGCCGCTGGCGGTGATCCTGATCGTGCCGATGACGCTGCTGTCCGCCCTGTTCGGCGTGTGGCTGGCCGGTGGCGACAACAACGTGTTCGTACAGGTGGGCCTGGTGGTGCTGATGGGCCTGGCGTGCAAGAACGCCATCCTGATCGTCGAGTTCGCCCGCGAGCTGGAGATGCAGGGCAAGGGCATCGTGGAATCAGCACTGGAATCCTGTCGCCTGCGCCTGCGTCCGATCATCATGACGTCGGTGGCGTTCATCGCCGGCACGGTCCCGCTGGTGCTGTCCAGCGGCGCCGGCGCCGAGGTGCGCTCCATCACGGGCATCACCGTGTTCGCCGGCATGCTGGGCGTCACCCTGTTCGGCCTGTTCCTGACCCCGGTGTTCTACGTGGCGCTGCGCAAGCTGGCCAACCGACCGCTGGTCTCCCACGCGCCGGCGGCGGACGCCGCGCAGGCGCACCATTGA
- a CDS encoding SDR family NAD(P)-dependent oxidoreductase: MSTKKDTLTPGALVLGASGNVGFGVVGALLEAGCPVLAVGRDGPRMSALAEHFEDEPGLELLYSPCIHDDRDAARLAEDVRERGRPLRAVFASIGTPLQAGRLLDRPASFLLEKLEADLIPHLAAARHLLPLLSESQTAANYVLIGGPYAERGWSGYGHASVTGAAMRMLTQVLHEEAQTLGVRVQLLSVDKPVCTPENAINACAEWPNALAVGRSAVALLSRNGRAAQSIVTWSAHDAKPPENTLARDFEEALWAVAGAKRNGRTSA, encoded by the coding sequence GTGAGCACGAAGAAGGACACGCTGACCCCCGGTGCACTGGTGCTGGGCGCGAGCGGCAACGTCGGCTTCGGCGTGGTCGGTGCACTGCTGGAAGCCGGCTGCCCGGTGCTGGCCGTCGGTCGCGACGGTCCGCGCATGAGCGCACTGGCCGAACACTTCGAAGACGAGCCCGGACTGGAACTGCTGTACTCGCCGTGCATCCACGACGACCGCGACGCCGCGCGCCTGGCCGAGGACGTGCGCGAGCGCGGACGCCCCCTGCGTGCCGTGTTCGCCAGCATCGGCACGCCGCTGCAGGCCGGCCGCCTGCTGGACCGGCCGGCGTCGTTCCTGCTGGAAAAGCTGGAAGCGGACCTCATCCCGCACCTCGCCGCCGCACGCCACCTGCTGCCGCTGCTGTCCGAAAGCCAGACCGCCGCGAACTATGTACTGATCGGCGGCCCGTATGCGGAGCGCGGCTGGTCGGGCTACGGGCACGCTTCGGTCACCGGCGCCGCCATGCGCATGCTGACGCAGGTGCTGCACGAGGAAGCACAGACGCTGGGCGTGCGCGTGCAGCTGCTGTCGGTCGACAAGCCGGTATGCACGCCGGAGAACGCGATCAACGCCTGCGCGGAGTGGCCCAACGCGCTGGCCGTCGGACGCAGCGCGGTGGCCCTGTTGTCGCGCAACGGCCGGGCGGCGCAGTCGATCGTCACCTGGTCCGCGCACGATGCCAAGCCGCCGGAGAACACCCTGGCGCGCGACTTCGAGGAAGCGCTGTGGGCCGTCGCCGGCGCCAAGCGCAATGGCCGCACCTCCGCCTGA
- a CDS encoding acyloxyacyl hydrolase, with amino-acid sequence MPAGHPLPTHASSLFLFSRAAPRWLLGALLAIACTPAVAAEPRTAWYVQGGVAEDAQSLTVGASRDWRWEKQYRYGHVSGQWQGEVGRWHSDSENSTQLGVTPALRWRPNGWSEGWFVEGGIGVNVIFPKYDTRKKEFSTTFNFGDHIALGKRFGNDDQHEWSLRFQHFSNARIKRPNPGENFLQFRYTHRL; translated from the coding sequence GTGCCTGCTGGACATCCTCTTCCGACCCACGCCTCCTCTCTTTTCCTGTTTTCCCGCGCGGCGCCCCGATGGCTGCTGGGTGCGCTGCTGGCCATCGCCTGCACACCCGCCGTCGCCGCCGAACCGCGCACCGCGTGGTACGTGCAGGGCGGCGTGGCCGAAGACGCGCAGTCGCTGACCGTCGGTGCCAGCCGCGACTGGCGCTGGGAGAAGCAGTACCGCTACGGCCACGTCAGCGGCCAGTGGCAGGGCGAAGTCGGCCGCTGGCACAGCGACAGCGAAAACAGCACCCAGCTGGGCGTGACGCCCGCGCTGCGCTGGCGTCCCAACGGCTGGAGCGAGGGCTGGTTCGTCGAGGGCGGGATCGGCGTCAACGTGATCTTCCCCAAGTACGACACGCGGAAGAAAGAGTTCAGCACCACCTTCAACTTCGGCGACCACATCGCGCTGGGCAAGCGCTTCGGCAACGACGACCAGCACGAATGGTCGCTGCGCTTCCAGCACTTCTCCAACGCCCGCATCAAGCGGCCGAATCCTGGCGAGAATTTCCTGCAGTTCCGCTATACGCACCGGCTGTAA
- a CDS encoding OmpA family protein translates to MTTGELVAGRSARILFDSGSAVVPADTSVRLSGVLGTLGTDPATQVRVSGFHDASGDAAANEALAKQRAEAIQQWLVVNGVAIERITLDKPAQTTGSGDADEARRVDVRVE, encoded by the coding sequence ATGACGACCGGTGAGCTGGTGGCAGGACGCAGCGCGCGCATCCTGTTCGACAGCGGCTCGGCCGTGGTGCCGGCTGATACCAGCGTGCGCCTGTCCGGCGTGCTGGGCACGCTGGGCACCGATCCCGCCACCCAGGTCCGCGTCTCCGGCTTCCACGACGCCAGCGGCGATGCCGCCGCCAACGAAGCGCTGGCGAAGCAGCGCGCCGAAGCCATCCAGCAATGGCTGGTGGTCAACGGCGTGGCGATCGAGCGCATCACGCTGGACAAGCCGGCGCAGACCACCGGCAGCGGCGACGCCGACGAGGCGCGGCGCGTGGATGTGCGGGTGGAGTAG
- a CDS encoding LysR family transcriptional regulator, protein MSHDLNDTLIFVKVVEQGSFIAAANVLRLPKTTVSRKVQELETRLGAQLLHRTTRKLGLTEAGNVYYEHCQRIARELNEAASAVSQLHAGPRGWLRFTAPYSIGIDKISPLLGEFHAQYPEIRVEMLLANDTLDLISGEIDVALRIGSLPDSNLVARRLTTLRTQVYASPKYLARYGEPLHPDDLQHHRVLAMPKNRRGNAWAMALSDASGEHDYPINPILVANDPAALKGALLCGEGLMLGADVMVKPYLEQGHLQRVLAGWTGPEYEFNAVFPRGHVQSPKVRAFVDFLVERMTFDVDYMMEHCPVYLKQQAEARAAAEATPEVEAAAAVGRKVLADVLS, encoded by the coding sequence ATGAGCCACGATCTCAACGACACCCTGATCTTCGTCAAGGTGGTGGAGCAGGGCAGCTTCATTGCCGCCGCCAACGTGCTGCGCCTGCCCAAGACCACCGTCAGCCGCAAGGTGCAGGAACTGGAGACGCGCCTGGGTGCGCAGTTGCTGCACCGGACCACGCGCAAACTCGGCCTGACCGAGGCCGGCAACGTCTACTACGAACACTGCCAGCGCATCGCGCGCGAGTTGAACGAAGCGGCGAGCGCGGTCAGCCAGCTGCATGCCGGCCCGCGTGGCTGGCTGCGCTTCACCGCGCCGTATTCCATCGGGATCGACAAGATCTCGCCGCTGCTCGGCGAGTTCCATGCCCAATACCCCGAGATCCGCGTGGAGATGCTGCTCGCCAACGACACGCTCGACCTGATCTCCGGCGAGATCGACGTGGCGTTGCGCATCGGCAGCCTGCCGGATTCCAACCTGGTGGCCCGCCGGCTCACCACGCTGCGCACGCAGGTCTACGCCAGCCCGAAATATCTGGCGCGCTACGGCGAGCCCCTGCATCCGGACGACCTGCAGCACCATCGCGTGCTGGCCATGCCGAAGAACCGTCGCGGCAACGCCTGGGCCATGGCATTGAGCGATGCCAGTGGCGAACACGACTATCCGATCAATCCCATCCTGGTCGCCAACGATCCCGCCGCGCTGAAGGGCGCGCTGCTGTGCGGCGAAGGCCTGATGCTGGGCGCCGACGTCATGGTCAAGCCCTACCTGGAGCAGGGACACCTGCAACGCGTGCTCGCCGGCTGGACCGGACCGGAGTACGAGTTCAACGCGGTGTTCCCGCGCGGCCACGTGCAGTCCCCGAAGGTGCGCGCGTTCGTCGATTTCCTGGTCGAGCGGATGACCTTCGACGTCGACTACATGATGGAGCACTGCCCGGTGTACCTGAAGCAGCAGGCCGAGGCGCGCGCGGCCGCCGAGGCGACGCCGGAAGTCGAGGCGGCCGCTGCGGTCGGTCGGAAGGTGTTGGCGGATGTGTTGAGTTGA
- a CDS encoding lipocalin family protein gives MTRPSLAIRLTLAAALGASALVAHAADPVTSVPDLELSRYAGQWHEIAHLPMFFQRQCVGDITARYSLDGPGGAIGVLNACRTKDGSLDQSEGVARPVEGHPGRLEVRFAPDWLSWAPMVWADYWVIALDPDYQWAMVGEPGRDYLWILSREPTMDRALFEQLKAKAEAMGYDLEPLVMAAPLR, from the coding sequence ATGACACGTCCCTCCCTTGCGATCCGCCTGACGCTCGCCGCCGCGCTGGGTGCCAGCGCGCTCGTGGCCCATGCGGCCGATCCGGTCACGTCCGTGCCCGACCTGGAGCTTTCGCGCTATGCCGGTCAATGGCATGAGATCGCGCACCTGCCGATGTTCTTCCAGCGCCAGTGCGTGGGCGACATCACCGCGCGCTACAGCCTCGATGGTCCCGGCGGCGCCATCGGTGTGCTCAATGCCTGCCGCACCAAGGACGGTAGCCTGGACCAGTCGGAAGGGGTCGCCCGACCGGTCGAAGGCCATCCCGGCCGACTGGAAGTGCGCTTCGCTCCCGACTGGTTGTCGTGGGCGCCGATGGTGTGGGCCGACTACTGGGTAATCGCGCTGGATCCCGATTACCAGTGGGCGATGGTGGGCGAGCCCGGTCGCGACTACCTGTGGATCCTGTCGCGCGAACCGACGATGGACCGTGCCCTGTTCGAGCAGTTGAAGGCGAAGGCCGAGGCCATGGGCTACGACTTGGAGCCGCTGGTGATGGCGGCGCCGCTGCGGTAG
- a CDS encoding SDR family oxidoreductase codes for MNVSSKIALVTGATRGIGRETVRQLAEAGVHTLLAGRNREKAVEAALDLQSQGLPVEAIALDVTDSASIAAAVKEVEQRHGRLDILVNNAGIMVDDGTKGVAGQSLDTWRTTFDTNVFGLIETTQAFLPLLRKSDAGRIVNVSSLLGSLSEHQNPASFIYGFKGIPAYNVSKSAVNAWTIHLAHELKDTGIKVNTIHPGYVQTDMNKAGDQQNGELSVPDGARTSVQLALIGNDGPTGGYYYFDQVLPW; via the coding sequence ATGAACGTTTCTTCCAAGATCGCCCTGGTCACCGGTGCCACCCGCGGCATCGGTCGCGAAACCGTGCGCCAGCTGGCCGAAGCCGGCGTGCACACGCTGCTCGCCGGCCGCAACCGCGAGAAGGCCGTCGAAGCCGCGCTGGACCTGCAGTCGCAGGGCCTGCCGGTCGAGGCCATTGCGCTCGACGTCACCGACTCGGCCAGCATCGCCGCCGCGGTCAAGGAGGTCGAGCAGCGCCACGGCAGGCTCGACATCCTGGTCAACAACGCCGGCATCATGGTCGACGACGGCACCAAGGGCGTCGCCGGCCAGTCGCTCGATACCTGGCGCACGACGTTCGATACCAATGTGTTCGGCCTGATCGAAACCACCCAGGCCTTCCTGCCGCTGCTGCGCAAGTCCGACGCCGGCCGCATCGTCAACGTGTCCAGCCTGCTGGGCTCGCTGTCCGAACACCAGAACCCGGCATCCTTCATCTACGGGTTCAAGGGCATCCCGGCGTACAACGTGTCCAAGAGCGCGGTCAACGCGTGGACCATCCACCTGGCGCACGAGCTGAAGGACACCGGTATCAAGGTCAACACCATCCATCCGGGTTACGTGCAGACCGACATGAACAAGGCCGGCGACCAGCAGAACGGCGAGCTGTCCGTGCCGGATGGCGCGCGCACCAGCGTGCAGCTGGCGCTGATCGGCAACGACGGCCCCACCGGCGGCTACTACTACTTCGACCAGGTGCTGCCATGGTGA
- a CDS encoding efflux transporter outer membrane subunit, with amino-acid sequence MVIRSLVIGVATALLAGCVTVGPDYATPQTAPVTLQQASAVDYVADHPVATWWSQFDDPVLDQLVREALLANHDVRIAVSRVNEARAVFSERRLDLAPHVTMGVEGTRTKQPVEGQGRVETDSYSAGFDAAWELDLFGRVRRNAEAAHADLQAQRNDLQAMQVTVAAEVARNYFELRGTQKRLDVARRILQTLGETQRLTESRFDLGAGSQLDVQSSLARVRAVEAEVPLLEAVEGQSRHRLAVLVGQRPGELDTLLAPREAPAFAKALPIGDTTELLRQRPDVRAAERRLAAATARVGVATADLFPRVSLRGFIGFLSGGWGNLVNGDNRAWQVTPSISWAAFDMGSVRARLRASEAQADGVAAQYEQAVLGALEETENALLSYAKQQAQLKLRLEQSVAARRAAELAEVRYRAGSSDFLTLLDAQRTQLAADDALAQAEAGVNVGVVAIYKSLGGWGEQDVAPALAALP; translated from the coding sequence ATGGTGATCCGTTCGCTCGTCATCGGCGTGGCGACCGCGCTGCTTGCCGGCTGCGTGACCGTGGGACCCGACTACGCGACGCCGCAGACCGCGCCGGTCACGCTGCAGCAGGCCAGTGCCGTCGACTACGTGGCCGACCATCCGGTCGCCACGTGGTGGAGCCAGTTCGACGATCCGGTGCTCGACCAGCTGGTGCGCGAAGCTCTGCTCGCCAACCACGACGTGCGCATCGCGGTGTCGCGCGTCAACGAGGCCCGCGCGGTGTTCTCCGAACGCCGGCTGGACCTGGCGCCGCACGTCACGATGGGCGTGGAAGGCACGCGCACCAAGCAGCCGGTCGAAGGCCAGGGCCGCGTGGAGACGGACAGCTATTCCGCCGGCTTCGACGCCGCTTGGGAGCTGGACCTGTTCGGCCGCGTGCGGCGCAATGCCGAAGCCGCACACGCCGACCTGCAGGCGCAGCGCAACGATCTGCAGGCCATGCAGGTGACGGTGGCCGCGGAAGTGGCGCGCAACTATTTCGAGTTGCGCGGTACGCAGAAGCGGCTGGACGTGGCGCGTCGCATCCTGCAGACGCTGGGCGAAACGCAGCGCCTGACCGAGTCGCGCTTCGACCTGGGCGCCGGCAGCCAGCTGGACGTGCAGAGCAGCCTGGCCCGTGTACGCGCGGTGGAAGCCGAGGTGCCGCTGCTGGAGGCGGTCGAAGGCCAGTCGCGCCATCGCTTGGCCGTGCTGGTCGGCCAGCGGCCCGGCGAGCTGGACACCCTGCTCGCCCCGCGCGAGGCCCCGGCCTTCGCCAAGGCCCTGCCGATCGGCGACACCACCGAACTGCTGCGCCAGCGCCCGGACGTGCGCGCGGCCGAGCGTCGCCTGGCCGCGGCCACTGCGCGCGTCGGCGTGGCGACCGCGGACCTGTTCCCGCGCGTGAGTCTGCGCGGCTTCATCGGCTTCCTGTCCGGCGGCTGGGGCAATCTGGTCAACGGCGACAACCGCGCCTGGCAGGTCACGCCCTCGATCAGCTGGGCCGCGTTCGACATGGGCAGCGTGCGTGCGCGCCTGCGTGCAAGCGAAGCGCAGGCCGACGGCGTGGCCGCGCAATACGAGCAGGCCGTGCTCGGCGCGCTGGAGGAAACGGAAAACGCACTGCTGTCCTATGCCAAGCAGCAGGCCCAGCTGAAACTCCGGCTGGAACAATCCGTTGCCGCGCGCCGCGCGGCAGAGCTGGCCGAAGTCCGGTATCGTGCCGGCTCTTCGGACTTCCTCACCCTGCTCGACGCGCAACGCACGCAGCTGGCGGCGGACGATGCGCTCGCGCAGGCCGAGGCCGGTGTCAATGTCGGTGTCGTGGCGATCTACAAATCGCTGGGAGGCTGGGGCGAACAGGACGTGGCGCCCGCCCTGGCGGCGCTGCCCTGA